CAATTGGGGACGCATGGTGGACGTTTGGCGTGAAACTCGGCAAAAGAAAGTTTAATTTTGGCGCTCAGTTATCAGAAGGCTGTAATGTTGGGTAAATTTTAGCGTGAATGTTGAAGTTGAAATTTAATAACTTCAACATTGCCAATTAAAAAATTTATGATTATTTTATACCCTCAATCTTCAGTAGCAGAACCACTGAGCGCTATATTTCTTTAGAGAAGAATGCATAATTCAGTTACAGAATACAGAATTAATTAGTGAGGGACTCAAACCTGTTGGTGAAGAATCATTCAGCACCGAGGAGTTAGAATTCACTAGCAATTCTGTCTTCTTGATTCTGAATCCTGAATTCTTTGTAGTTTTAATAATTTTTAGTAAGGTTACGCCCCTTAATTAGCAAGTTAAGTAATAGGGAATTTAATTATGATTGTCGTAATGAAAATCGGTTCCCCAGAAGTAGAAATCAATCGTATTAGCGAAGAATTAACTAGCTGGGGGCTGACACCGGAAAAAATTGTTGGGAAGCACAAAGTAGTTATTGGTTTAGTAGGCGAGACTGCTGATTTAGACCCGCTACAAATTCAAGAAGTTAGCCCTTGGATTGAGCAAGTTTTGCGTGTAGAGTTGCCTTATAAACGGGCTAGTCGTCAGTACCGTCACGGTGAAGCTTCTGAGGTGCTGGTTAACACTCCTGATGGGTCTGTTGTATTTGGCGAACATCATCCAGTAGTAGTGGTTGCTGGCCCCTGCTCTGTCGAAAATGAGGAAATGATTATCGAGACAGCCCAGCGCGTCAAAGCATCGGGAGCAAAGTTTTTGCGCGGTGGTGCATACAAACCCCGAACTTCACCTTATGCTTTCCAGGGACACGGCGAGAGTGCTTTGGATTTATTGGCAAAAGCTAGGGAAGTCAGCGGATTAGGTGTAATTACAGAAGTTATGGACGCCGCCGACCTGGATAAAATCGCCGAAGTTGCCGATATGATTCAGGTAGGTGCCAGAAACATGCAGAATTTCTCTCTACTTAAAAAAGTGGGAGCGCAATCAAAACCAGTGCTGTTGAAGCGAGGAATGGCAGCTACCATTGAAGATTGGTTGATGGCTGCTGAGTATATTTTGGCTGCGGGAAACCCTAATGTAGTTTTATGCGAGCGCGGTATTCGCACTTTTGACCGTCAGTACACTCGCAACACCTTGGATTTATCGGTAGTGCCAGTTTTACGCAAGCTAACTCACCTACCAATTATGATTGACCCCAGTCATGGTACGGGTTGGTCTGAGTTTGTGCCTTCAATGGCAATGGCCGCGATCGCAGCTGGTACAGATTCTCTCATGATTGAGGTTCACCCCAACCCGAAAAAAGCTTTATCAGATGGCCCTCAATCTCTCACACCAGATGCTTTTGACCGCTTAATGCAAGAATTAGCAGTAGTTGGTAAGGCTGTAGGACGTTGGCAAACAGCAGTTGCTGTAGCTTAGATG
The genomic region above belongs to Calothrix sp. NIES-2098 and contains:
- the ccmA gene encoding carboxysome formation protein CcmA, whose product is MIVVMKIGSPEVEINRISEELTSWGLTPEKIVGKHKVVIGLVGETADLDPLQIQEVSPWIEQVLRVELPYKRASRQYRHGEASEVLVNTPDGSVVFGEHHPVVVVAGPCSVENEEMIIETAQRVKASGAKFLRGGAYKPRTSPYAFQGHGESALDLLAKAREVSGLGVITEVMDAADLDKIAEVADMIQVGARNMQNFSLLKKVGAQSKPVLLKRGMAATIEDWLMAAEYILAAGNPNVVLCERGIRTFDRQYTRNTLDLSVVPVLRKLTHLPIMIDPSHGTGWSEFVPSMAMAAIAAGTDSLMIEVHPNPKKALSDGPQSLTPDAFDRLMQELAVVGKAVGRWQTAVAVA